In the Syntrophus aciditrophicus SB genome, TGGCGTCGTCGCCGGCCATAGCGCCGGTATGGGATCGGGCCGCCTGGGCACTCTCGGTAAATCTCCCCGGTTTGATAACAATGATGGGTTTACGCATTGCAAAAGCACGTGCCGCACTCATAAACTTCTTTGCGTTGCCGACCCCTTCCATGTAGAGCAGGATGCTTCGCGTGTCAGGATCCTCGCCGAGAAAATCGATGAGGTCACCGAAATCCACATCGCTCATGGCGCCGAGCGAGGCAAACATGCTGAACCCGACATGCTCATTCACCGCCCAGTCAAGGATGGCACTGCCCAGCGCCCCGCTCTGGGAGATGAAGGCAATATGTCCGGGAGGCGGGTTTGTTTTCAGAAAGGTTGCATTCAACCCTTCATTCGGCCGTACAAAACCCAGACAATTCGGTCCGAGGATGCGCATGCCGTATTTCTTCCTCGATGCCGTTATCCGCTCTTCCAGTAACCTGCCTTCCTCGCCGATCTCTTTAAAGCCAGCCGAGATAATGACCAGTCCGCCGATACCCGCCCGGCCGCAATCCTCAACGAGTTCGGGAACTTCCTTCGCCGGGGTGGCAATAACGGCGAGATCGACCGGTTCAGAAATGTCGGCAATATTCTCAAAGCATTTCCGGCCCAGTATGACTTTTTTCTTCGGATTGACCGGGAATATCTTTCGATCCTTTGCCTGGAGAAGGTTGGTGAAGATGATTCGTCCCACCGAGCCCTCCCTGTCGCTTGCACCGATTAACGCGACACTGCCTGGATTGAAAACATTGTTCAGGTTCCCCATTAGACACCTCCAAGGTCTACTTGACCGCATCGGACGGATCGGCACAAGCTGCCTGCCGATATCGTTCCATGAGTTCCGCAACCCGTCTCATGACGGATTTCCGTTTTTGCCTCCTTCGGCTGTGAAATCCCGCTTCTCTTGAAATTTCCCGGTGAGGCGCCTGATGGCGCACACCTTCACGATGGTCCCGCAACGCCGGGAAGGGACACGGAGGGTTCGGCGTTTTTGTCTCCCCCATCAGGAACGGGCAGTTTTCCGGCGTCCAGGGCTGGTGCCGGCGGAAGCCCCGTGATCCTGAGAATTTCCTGCTCGTCGAGGGTCTCCTGCGCTACAAGGGCTTCGGCCAGGACATCGAGTTGTTTGCGGTATGCTCTCAGAAGCCGTTTGGCCTCCTCGTGACTTTCGGCAATAATCCTGATCACCTCGGCATCGATGGCTTCCGCGGTTCCGTCGCTGAACGGTCTGGCGCTGCCATAGCCGGCCGGACCGCCCAAGTATGGATTTTCACGGGGCGCGAGCTGAATCAGTCCAAGGCGCTCACTCATCCCCCAGCGTGTGACCATCCGGTGAGCCAGTCCAGTGGCCTGCTCGATATCGCTTTCGGCCCCGGTAGTCCGGGTGCCGTAAACAATCTCCTCGGCAGCTCGTCCCCCGAGCATTCCGACGATTTTCGCGCGCAGATAGGCTTCCGTATAGTTATAGCGGTCGCTGTCAGGCCGCTGGTAGGTCACGCCGAGGGCCTGTCCCCGGGGAACGATCGTTACACGATGCACCCGGTCGGCCCCGTGCGCAACCAGACCAAGAATGGCATGCCCCCCTTCGTGGTAGGCGATGCGTTCCTTGTCCGCGTGACTCAGAAGAAGGGGGCGTTCAGGACCGAGCACGATCTTTTCCAGCGCGTCCAGGAAGTCCCTGGCGCGGACATCATCCTGATCCCGCCGGGCCGCCATCAGTGCCGCCTCATTCACCAGATTCCTCAGGTCGGCGCCGGAAAACCCCGGCGTCGCGGCGGCAAGTTCCCCCAGACTGGCATCCTTCGCGAGGGGAACGCTGCGGGTGTGGACTTTTAAGATCGCCTCACGCCCGACCTTGTCCGGAAGGTTGACCACGACGCGCCGATCGAAGCGCCCCGGCCTCAGGAGCGCTTTATCCAGAACATCCGGCTGGTTGGTTGCCGCCAGCACGATAATGCCCTCCCGGCTGGAAAAGCCGTCCATCTCGGTAAGAATCTGATTCAGGGTCTGTTCCTGCTCACTTGCCCCCCCGATCGCCACCTGCCCGCGCGCACGACCGATCGCATCCAGTTCATCGATGAAGATGATCGCCGGCGCATGCTCGCGCGCCTGCTTGAACAGGTCACGCACCCTCGCCGCACCGACCCCCACGATCATCTCCACGAATTCCGCGGCACTCATCGAGAAAAACGGCACTCCGGCCTCTCCGGCGACTGCTTTTGCCAGCAGCGTCTTTCCCGTGCCCGGCGCACCAACCAGCAGCACTCCTTTCGGAGCGGTTCCGCCCAGACGGGTATACTTCGGAGGATCCTTGAGAAAATCCACAATCTCGACCAGTTCGTTCTCTGCTTCATCAATACCGGCAACATCGTCGAAAGTGACCTTCCGGCCTTCTTCCTGGTCGTAGCGACGCGCCTTGCTCTTTCCGATTCCCATAATCCCGCCGCCCAGACCGCCCTGCTGGGCCATCCGTCGGAAAAGCCAGATATAAAAGGCGATGAAGAGCAGTCCGGGACCGAAGCTGTAGACAATCGTCGCCCAGGGGCTGCGTTCTTCGTGGATCGGCTTGGCGCTGATCTCAACCCCGTTCGAGATCAGAAAGGCTTCCAGACCCGGATCTACGAAGGAGGGCACTGTCGTCGTAAACGTGGTCACCGCCTTGGATGCTTTCCGGGAATCTCCTGCCTTTTCCTCCGCAGCCTGGTAAGCTATCTCTTCCTTGAATCGACCCGTGATGGTGTCTCCCCGGCTGAAGATTTCCTTGACATTGCCCTTACCGACTTCACCCTTGAAGAGGGTATATGGCACCATGACCGGCTGTTCCGCATCGGGAATCAACAGTCTTACCATCAGAAAGTTCACGATTAGAATGAGGACAAACCACAGCCATGCCTTGCCCGGCGGCATTTTTTTCCTATCGGCGCCCTCAGGAGATCCCTGCTTGGTATCAGCCGATGCGAAGCCGGTCCGGTTTTGCGTCTGCTGGCGTGTCAATCTCATGTCCGCCTCCTCGGATATTTCAAACTCCATCATTTTTCTCTGTTGACCATCAGAGGTTCCACTCTCCATATCTTTTCCAGATATTCCCGGATGGACCGGTCGGAAGAAAATCTGCCCATCCGGGACACGTTGAGAATCGACATTCGAATCCATCGATCCCGATCCAGGTATGCCGTCCCCGCCTCTCCCTGACAGTCGATGTAGGACTGGTAATCAGCGAGGAGGAAATACTCGTCACGGTTAAGGAGTGCATCCGTGAGGGGCTGAAAGAGGCTGCCGTCTCCCTTCGAAAAAAAGCCTGAACGAATCAGTTCAATGATTTCCTTGAGTTCTTCGTTTTTTTCATAAAAGGCACGAGGGTTATATCCCAGCATATTCAGGTTAGCGATTTCTTCCGCCGTGAGACCGAATAAAAAGAAGTTTTCCGATCCTACCTCCTCAAGAATTTCGACGTTGGCCCCGTCAAGTGTGCCTATGGTGAGGGCGCCGTTCAGGGAAAACTTCATGTTGCCCGTGCCCGATGCTTCCTTGCCTGCTGTGGAAATCTGTTCCGAGATATCCGCCGCGGGATAGATCCACTGGCCGTTCTGCACATTGAAATCGGGGAAAAAGACGACTTTCAGCCGGTCCGCCATTTCCGGATCGCCATTGACAACTTCGGCAATGGAGTTGATGAACTTGATGATCAGTTTGGCCAGGAAGTAGCCCGGAGCGGCCTTGCCGCCAAAGATCACCGTTCGCGGCGGAACATTCAGAGAAGGATTTCTTTTGAGCCGGATGTACTGCGAGATAATATGGAGGGCGTTCAGGTGCTGACGCTTGTATTCATGAATTCTTTTTACCTGGATATCGAACAGGCTCTGCGGATTCACGACGACACCCGTGCGTTCCCTGATCAGACACGCCAGTTTTTGTTTGTTCTCCTGCTTCACCCTGTACCAGGCATCCCGAAATGACGGATCGTCGGCGAACCCTTCCAGACGACGGATCTCATCCTGGGTGTTGCAGATCCACGCATCCCCCACCGCCTGGGTAATGAGTCTGGAAATCCCCGGATTACTGAGGACCATCCAGCGCCGCGGTGTCACGCCGTTTGTCACGTTCACGAATTTTTCAGGGAACAGCTCAAAAATATCCTTCATCACGGTTTTTTTCAACAATTCCGTATGAAGAGCCGCGACTCCGTTTACTGCATGGCTTCCCACAGCAGCCAGATTAGCCATTCTTACATAGCGGTCGTCCGTCTCATCAATAAGAGAAAGCCGTCTCAGTCGTTCGTCATCGCCGGGATATGCCAGTCGGACATCTTCGAGGAAACGACGGTTTATCTCGAAAATAATCTCCAGGTGCCGGGGAAGCATCTTCCGGAAAAGCGGCAGGGACCACTTTTCCAGGGCCTCGGGGAGAAGTGTGTGGTTCGTGTAGGCAAAGGTTTTTTTCGTGATTTCCCAGGCCCGTTCCCATTCGATCCCGTGTTCATCCACGAGGAGCCGCATCAGCTCAGCCACGGCAATCGAAGGATGGGTATCGTTCAGCTGAACCGCATATCGCTCGTCGAACGTGTCCGGCAGACCGCCGCCCCCAAGCCCGTGAATCCGGATCATGTCCTGGAGCGAACAGGAGACAAAGAAGAACTGCTGGGCAAGCCTCAGTTGTTTGCCCACGGTCGGCTCATCATTGGGATAGAGAACCTTCGAAATCGTCTCGGATACGAGTTTTTCCTCCACGGCGCCATAGTAATCCCCGATGTTGAAGGCCTGGAAATCGAAAGACTCACAGGCCTCCGACTTCCAGAGCCGCAGAATGTTGACGTTCTCCACATGGTAGCCCGGTATCGGGGTGTCATAAGCCATCCCTTTCACGACCCGTTCCGGAACCCAGCGGACGCGATAGCGGCCTTTTTCGTCGTAACAGGGTTCGGTATGGCCGCCGAAAGGCACATAGTAAGCAATCTCGGGACGGGCGATCTCCCAGGGATTGCCCAGAGCCAGCCACTTATCCGTGATCTCACGCTGCCACCCATCTCGGATTTCCTGATCGAAAATGCCGAATTCATATCGAATTCCATAACCGATTGAAGGCACCTCCAGAGTGGCGAGGGAATCGAGAAAACAGGCGGCCAGTCTGCCCAGACCACCGTTTCCGAGCCCCGGCTCCCCCTCCTGGGTAATCAGAACATCCAGATCAAGACCGAGCTGCTTCACCGCTTCCCGGGTCTGTTCATAAATTCCGAGGTTCATCATGGCGTTTGCCAGGTGTGGTCCCGGCAGGAACTCCGCGGAAAGGTAGCAGACGGCACGGCTGCTTCGCTGAAGCGCCGCTATTGATCGGACCCAGCGGTCAAGCATCCGGTCCCGCACCGTGTATGCAAGGGCCATGTACCAGTCGTTCTGCGTTGCAATTCTGGGAATCCTCGCCTGGACATAATACAGATTCTCAAGAATGGCGCTTTTGATGGCCTCGGAAGTCAAGCCGGTCCGGACATCTTCCCGAAGTCTCGGCATCGCGGAGGAACGTCCAGGGTGTTTTTGATTCATTGTGCACCTCCTTCTGATCCCTGCATGCGCAGGTCATGATCCGGACGCACTTTTCATCCGGGTTCACGGCCAGGCGGACTTAAATTTTTTAGAGGTTGGTTTGTTTGAAAAGAATCAGCCAGCTTGCCTTTTCTTTCTTTTATATCGATAACAAGGGAAGATTTCCAGAAAGGAATGATGAAACTGACAGCAAAGAAAAAAAACGGCTTCCGTTCCTAAACATTTCCATCAGGAATTTAAGAATGGAAGCCGAACAATACAGAATAATTCAGGCCGATCAGAAGCAAGGGAAAGAGATGTACGTTGCCGAAGCTCAACTGTTTCTTTTATAAATAAGCCTGAGTCCCTCCAGGGTAAGCATATCATCGATCATTTCGATGCTCCTGGTTTCCGGCTTGACGACCTTGGCCAGCCCTCCTGTGGCAATCACCAGGGGATTGGAACCGATTTCCTCTTTCATGCGGGCCACGATCCCGTCCACCAGGCCGGCATACCCATAAATAATGCCCGCCTGCATGCTGCTCACCGTATCCTTGGCAATAATCAGTTTGGGAGTGCTGAATTCCACCCGGGGCAGCTTCGACGCGCGCGTAAAGAGGGCTTCACTGGAAATGACGATCCCCGGGGCGATGCATCCGCCCATGTATTCCCCTCGCGGAGACACGTAGTCAAAGGTGGTTGCCGTCCCGAAATCGACCACGATGGCTTCCCGCTTGTATTTCTCAAAGACGGCCACGGCGTTGACGATCCGATCCGCCCCGACTTCCTTCGGGTTATCGTAAAAGATGGGCATTCCCGTTTTGATCCCGGGACCGACGATCAGGGGCTTTACCTGAAAATATTTCTCACATACCGGTTCCAGGATGTTCAGCATTGGCGGCACGACACAGGAGATAATGATGTGCTGGATGGCCTTCGAACTGATTTTACTTGTCTTGTAAAGGTTGTACATGAGCATGCCATACTCGTCGACCGTATTTTCGATGACCGTTCGAATCCGCCAGTCATGGACCAGTTCTTCCCCATCAAAGACACCGAGCACCGTATTGGTATTTCCCACATCAATAACTAAAAGCATGACCTGTCTTTTTATCCTTTCTTAATGGTCGCATCGCCAGCGATAACGCGCGTGATCTTCCCTTCCCGGTCGCAGAGCAGCAATGCGCCGGAATCATCCAGTCCAGCCACTTCACCGCTCTGGACCTCTTCCCGGAAAATGACCTGGAGCTGTTCTCCCAAGATGCGGGCATAAATCAGCCAACGCTCCTTGAGGGATTGAAAACCCTCCGCCAGATAAAGTGTATAGCATTTTTCAAAATGATCATAAAGACTTACGGCGATATCCATGCGCGGCAGAACCTGCCCCGTCTCTTCACGCAGGGAGGTCGCAAGATTACGGAAAGTCTCGTCAAATTCTTCATTTCGTATGTTCACATTGATTCCGATGCCGATGGCGATGTAATCAATCCCGTGTGCTGAAGTCTTCATCTCCGCCAGGATCCCGCAAACCTTTTTCCCGTTGATTTGAACGTCATTAGGCCATTTGAGACGAACCGATCCGGGACAGTAGAATGACAGAAGATCCGCGACGGCCACCCCGGCCAGCAGGGTCAGTTGTGGTGCAACGGAGGGTTCGATGGGAGGTTTCAGAAGAATGGATGTATAGAGATTGCGCCCGGGCGGGGACTGCCAGGGTCTATGCAGGCGGCCGCGTCCCTTCAACTGCGTATCGGCGATGACGATCGTGCCTTCCCCTGCTCCGGAATGCCCCAGATGAAACGCGGCGCTGTTCGTGGAATCAATTTCGGGATAAAGGTAAACAGCCCGGCCAATCCGTTTGCCTTTCAGTTTTTCCTTTAAAGCGTCCTCATCGAAATCCGTCGGCAGGACTCGAAGCGCGTTGTCGCTCATGCCTCACTCCCGATTCATCACCAGCAACGAAAGATCCGCCGCTTTCACCGAATGCGTCAGAGCCCCTACGGAAATGAAATCCACTCCCGTTTCCGCAATCTGCCGGACTGTGGCCAGGGTCACGTTTCCCGACGCTTCCAGGGGGATCCTGCCATTTACATGCAGAACGGCCTCCCGCATGTCCGGGACGCTCATATTGTCCAGCATGATGATATCGACTCCCGCCTGAATGGCCTCGTTCAATTCCTGGAAATTTTTCACTTCCACTTCGATTTTCAGGGTATGGGAGGCCCTCTGACGAACCCGCGCAACCGCTGTCCCGATGCCGCCCGCCGCCTCGATATGATTGTCCTTGATCAGAACTGCGTTACTGAGGCCGAAGCGGTGATTGGCGCCTCCACCGATCCGCACTGCATACTTGTCCAGGATGCGCAGACCGGGAGCGGTTTTTCTGGTATCCAGAATCTTCGCTTTTGTCCCCGCAACGGCCTCGACATACTGGCGGGTTGCCGTTGCGATGCCGCACATCCGCTGGAAAAAATTGAGAGCCACCCGCTCTGCGATCAATATGCCTGCAAGTGATCCGGTAATCTCGGCTACTACCTGCCCCTTCCGGGCCTGCTGAGAGTCCTGCTGACAGACAGCAATCGCGATCCGGTCGTCGACGGCGAAAAAAACCTGACGAAAGATATCAATCCCGGCAACCACCAGTTCAGATTTGGCCACAACCCGGGCGTAACCGTTCTCCTCCCCACTCAATACGGCGGCAGTCGTCACGTCACCCGATCCGACATCCTCCTCCAGAGCGGAAAGGATCAGGGCGTCCAGCATGTGCTTCGGGAGCGGGAAATTCATAGGGAATCTACTCCACTTCCATGATCTGGAATTTCTTGAACGCGGCTTTCAACAGGACATTTTTATCCCGCAAAGCCTTGTATTTTTCCTCCTCTTTGCGGATAACGGCCTCTGCCGCCTTCTCGAGGAAATCGCGATTCGCCAGTTTCCGGGCAACAATCGCCAGATCCTTTTCCAGTTTCGCCATTTCCTTTTCCAGACGGGCTTTTTCTTCCGCGATATTGATCAGCCCTTCCAGCAGGACAAAGATGCGCATGGCGCCCACGACACCCGTTGCCACGCCTTTGGGCTCTTCCATATCTCCCTCGATCGCAAGCTCCGCCAGACCGGCCAGATTGATGATATCTCCCTGTGCCGAGGCGATAACGGTTTTTTCCTCCACCCGAGGAGCGGAGATGATGACGCGAAGCTTTTTGGAGGGAGCGATCCCCATTTCACCCCGAATGTTCCGGATGCTGGTGATCACATCCATGACCAGCCCCATCTCCCGTTCGGCAACTTCGTCTATCTGACTTTCATCCAGAGAGGGAAAGGGGCTTACCATGATCGACGTCCCGTCTTGAGTGAGCTTCTGCCAGATCTCTTCCGTGATGAAAGGCATGAAGGGATGGAGCAGCTTCAGACCGTTTTTCAGGACTTCCTTCAGGGTAAGCTGGGCCGCCATACGTTCTTCCGGAGTCTCTTTCCCGTAAAGCGTGGGTTTGATCAGTTCCAGATACCAGTCACAGAACTCATGCCAGAAAAACGAGTAAACGGCGGCGGCGGCGTCATTGAACCGGTATTCGTCCAGACTGCGGACGACCTCGGCTGTGGTGCGCTGCAGCCGGCTCAAAATCCAGCGGTCTTTAAGGGATTTCTCTTCCCTGCCTGCCGCTGCTCCTTCGGCTGGATAATCTTCCAGATTCATGAGGGAAAAGCGGGCGGCATTCCAGATCTTGTTCACAAAGAATTTATAACCCTCGATGCGCTCCTCGGACATCCGGACGTCTCTTCCCTGGGCGGAGAAGGCGGCCAGGGTGAACCGGAAGGCATCGGTGCCGTACTTGTCGATCATATCCAGGGGATCGATGCTGTTCCCCTTGGATTTGCTCATTTTTTCTCCCTTTTCGTCACGGACCAGGGCGTGGAGATAAACGTCCCGGAAGGGAACGTCCTTCATGATGTACTTGCCCATCATCATCATCCGGGCGACCCAGAAGAAGAGAATGTCGAAACCGGTGATGAGCAGCGAGGTTGGATAAAAGGTCTTCAGTGCAGGGGTCCGGTCCGGCCAGCCCAGTGTGGAAAACGGCCAGAGGGCGGAGCTGAACCAGGTATCCAGAACGTCCTCTTCCTGCCGCAGTTCATTGGACCCGCAATCGGGACACGCATCCGGGTCCTGTGTGGAAACGATCATCCGGCCGCAGGATTCGCAGGTCCAGACGGGGATGCGATGCCCCCACCAGATCTGGCGGGAGATGCACCAGTCGCGGATGTTGTTCATCCACTCGTAATAGGTCGCCTCCCACATCGGTGGGATTATCCTGGTTTTTCCCTTGACCACGGCGCTGATAGCCGCCTTTGCCAGGGGTTTGATCCTGACGAACCACTGTTTGGAAACGTAAGGTTCGATGTCGGTTTTACAGCGGTAACATTTTCCAACATTGTGCATGTACGGCTCAACGCTGACGAGATAGCCCTGTTCCTTCAGATCGGCCACGATATTCTTTCGGCATTCGTAGCGGTCCTGCCCCTGATAGGGACCGCCGTTTTCGTTGATGACGGCGCTGCCGTCCATGATGTTGATAATTTTCAGAGAGTGTCTTTCGGCCATGGCAAAGTCGGCGGGATCGGAGGAGGGGGTAATCTTAACTGCCCCGGAACCGAATTCCATGGTCACATAGTCGTCGGCGATGATGGGGATCTTGCGGTTCACCAGGGGCAGGATCACTTCCTTGCCCACAAGGTCCCTGTATCGGGGATCATCGGGATGAACGGCCACTGCAGTGTCCCCCAGCATTGTTTCCGGACGGGTTGTCGCAACGATAATGTCGCCGCCGCCGTCGGCAAGAGGATAGCGGATGTTCCAGAGCGAACCGGCTTCTTCCTTATACTCCACCTCCAGATCGGAGATGGCGGTATGACAGCGGGGGCACCAGTTGACGATGTAATCCCCCTGATAAATCAGATCGTCCTGATAAAGGCGGACAAAAACTTCCCGGACTGCCCGGGAAAGCCCTTCATCCATCGTAAAGCGCTGCCTCTCCCAGTCGCAGGAGCAGCCCAGCCGCTTCAACTGATTGATGATCACCCCTCCATACTTCGCCTTCCACTCCCAGACCCGTTCTATAAACTTTTCCCGGCCGAGATCATGACGCGTCAGCCCCTCCCTGGCCAGCTCCTTTTCAACCACGTTCTGGGTGGCAATGCCGGCATGGTCCATCCCCGGCATCCAGAGGGTGTTGTACCCCTGCATCCGTTTGAAGCGGACGATGATATCCTGCAGGGTGTTGTTCAGGGCATGCCCCATATGGAGTATTCCTGTTACATTAGGCGGGGGGATGACGATCGAGAAAGGGGGTTTTTCACCTGCGTCTTCCGCGTGGAAGAAACCGGAATCCACCCAGTACTGATACCATCGGGCCTCAACTTCATGAGGTTCATACGCTTTGTTCAAAGACCCACTGTCCATTACAAATGCTCCATAAAGTTCAAAGGATCCGAGACCGGCCTCGTTCTTGCCTCGGTTTTCATTATAAGCAAAGGCTGCCTCTTACCCTCTGATCATTAATATTTTCCAATTTTTTATGAAAGCTTCATTTGCTTCCTGATCTCTCTGATGATCAGCAGGGCGTCGGCGCCCGTCACCGATTCCAGAGGAACAAATTTCCCGGAAGCCGCATCGGCGGCTTTCATAAAGCCCCGGCTGGTCATCACCATGACGGCATTAAAATAGGGAAGATCGGAACGCAGATCCGGGAAAGGAGAACGCTCTCCGATAAAGCGCGTGGCCAGCCCCTTGTCCCCAGATGCCTTGATCAGGATATCCTCAATCATCATGGCGTACGTTGCCCGATCCACCGGCGCGTCAGGTCGGTATGTTCCATCCGGATAAAGTTCCAGTCCCCGAACACCCAGATTGAGGATGCCTTCGATATCGGCCTTCAGGGGATGGACGGCTATGTCGACGGCTGTAAGCCGAGCCTTGGCGGCTGCTTCCCCGGCCTCTTCAGGATACTTGAAGGTCGTATCGGATTTCCCGGATGTTCGCTTTCTGTAAAGAACATCAATCTTAAGCTCTTCCATGAGCAGGGCGGCGGCATCAGCGCGGCTCAGCTTATCGACAAGGGCGATCTGCTTCCCCATCGCCGTCCCCGGCCTGGCCCGTTTGATTTTCTGTACCAGGCTCCACTCTCTGTCCGCCTCATCGAAGTGTTCCGATTGAAATTCAAGGACTCGGGCAAACATGGATTCGGCGCTATCCAGATCGAGGGCTGTTTTGAAGCAAAGCCCCATGAAATAAAAGGCTGCCGCGGACCGAGGCTCCAGTTCGATGGCTTTTTCAAACTCGCCGCGTGACTTTTCAAGCCAGTCCCCGTCGATCTTTTCACAGGCGGCGCCGACCTGCATGCAGTAAGCGTGGCTCAGGGTGTTTACTCGGATGTAACCCACATGAACAAAAACTTTATCCTCATTGTTGCCTGCGTGGGACCAGGCCCTTTTCAGCGCTTCACCCCCCCCGGAAAAATTGTTCCGAGACCCTCTGACCAGCGCGACGCCCACATGGGCCCGGGAATATTCGGGATTCAACGAAAGAGCCAGATCAAATTCCCTCTGGGCGTCCCCAGACCGGCCCTGATCGAGCATTTTCATACCGGTAAGGAAGTGATGTTCCGGCGTGTCCAGAGAACTGACCGCCTGACGGGTTTTCGGTCCGCAGGAGACCAGCATTGACAAAGAGGATAAAAGAAGGAACAGGAACAGGAACAGAAACCGACAGTTCTTCAACACGAGCATCCGCATGGACTCCTTGCCATTCGAAGTGAAAATCCCGGGAGAGCGCCTTTCGCAAGGCGCATCATTATATTTATCCCCTTTACAAGTCAAGAAAATTTGCAGTTTTCCCATATTGGGAAGGATCCCTTACCAGGGTCATTCTCCCCTCAGAAAACGGCCCGCATACCGCAGAATCTCCTCTTCATTCCCGGGTTCGAACCAGCGAATCTCCGGATCGGCCCCGAACCAGGTCAACTGGCGCTTAGCATAACGCCTTGTTTCCCGTTTCAACTGGTCAACAGC is a window encoding:
- a CDS encoding valine--tRNA ligase — protein: MDSGSLNKAYEPHEVEARWYQYWVDSGFFHAEDAGEKPPFSIVIPPPNVTGILHMGHALNNTLQDIIVRFKRMQGYNTLWMPGMDHAGIATQNVVEKELAREGLTRHDLGREKFIERVWEWKAKYGGVIINQLKRLGCSCDWERQRFTMDEGLSRAVREVFVRLYQDDLIYQGDYIVNWCPRCHTAISDLEVEYKEEAGSLWNIRYPLADGGGDIIVATTRPETMLGDTAVAVHPDDPRYRDLVGKEVILPLVNRKIPIIADDYVTMEFGSGAVKITPSSDPADFAMAERHSLKIINIMDGSAVINENGGPYQGQDRYECRKNIVADLKEQGYLVSVEPYMHNVGKCYRCKTDIEPYVSKQWFVRIKPLAKAAISAVVKGKTRIIPPMWEATYYEWMNNIRDWCISRQIWWGHRIPVWTCESCGRMIVSTQDPDACPDCGSNELRQEEDVLDTWFSSALWPFSTLGWPDRTPALKTFYPTSLLITGFDILFFWVARMMMMGKYIMKDVPFRDVYLHALVRDEKGEKMSKSKGNSIDPLDMIDKYGTDAFRFTLAAFSAQGRDVRMSEERIEGYKFFVNKIWNAARFSLMNLEDYPAEGAAAGREEKSLKDRWILSRLQRTTAEVVRSLDEYRFNDAAAAVYSFFWHEFCDWYLELIKPTLYGKETPEERMAAQLTLKEVLKNGLKLLHPFMPFITEEIWQKLTQDGTSIMVSPFPSLDESQIDEVAEREMGLVMDVITSIRNIRGEMGIAPSKKLRVIISAPRVEEKTVIASAQGDIINLAGLAELAIEGDMEEPKGVATGVVGAMRIFVLLEGLINIAEEKARLEKEMAKLEKDLAIVARKLANRDFLEKAAEAVIRKEEEKYKALRDKNVLLKAAFKKFQIMEVE
- a CDS encoding tetratricopeptide repeat protein, with the translated sequence MLVLKNCRFLFLFLFLLLSSLSMLVSCGPKTRQAVSSLDTPEHHFLTGMKMLDQGRSGDAQREFDLALSLNPEYSRAHVGVALVRGSRNNFSGGGEALKRAWSHAGNNEDKVFVHVGYIRVNTLSHAYCMQVGAACEKIDGDWLEKSRGEFEKAIELEPRSAAAFYFMGLCFKTALDLDSAESMFARVLEFQSEHFDEADREWSLVQKIKRARPGTAMGKQIALVDKLSRADAAALLMEELKIDVLYRKRTSGKSDTTFKYPEEAGEAAAKARLTAVDIAVHPLKADIEGILNLGVRGLELYPDGTYRPDAPVDRATYAMMIEDILIKASGDKGLATRFIGERSPFPDLRSDLPYFNAVMVMTSRGFMKAADAASGKFVPLESVTGADALLIIREIRKQMKLS